A DNA window from Candidatus Protochlamydia naegleriophila contains the following coding sequences:
- the scpB gene encoding SMC-Scp complex subunit ScpB, protein MTKELNFFQTEVEFKTEISEEPILNNSSNTSIQVEEGPANEHSIPLDDTQPIKEEEDEFDEAPSAQIDQQMQQTIKKVIEALLFTSPEPLSLAKIREITDTLYPLRPRQLRQLIDSLRQDYIAHQRAFKLEEIAQGYALRTHEEYAPYLDILHRQRRSEKISYAATEVLAIIAYRQPITRPQIDAIRGVDSSGTVVQLIERQLIEPVGKLEAPGRPTLYATTKEFLKHFGLKDLKELANQFGNNKN, encoded by the coding sequence ATGACAAAAGAATTGAATTTTTTTCAAACCGAAGTGGAATTTAAAACTGAGATTTCCGAAGAACCTATCTTGAATAATTCCTCAAACACCAGCATCCAGGTAGAAGAGGGACCAGCTAATGAGCATTCTATACCGTTAGATGATACCCAGCCGATCAAAGAAGAAGAGGATGAGTTCGATGAAGCACCCTCGGCTCAAATTGATCAACAGATGCAGCAAACAATCAAAAAAGTGATTGAAGCCTTGCTTTTTACCAGCCCCGAGCCCCTTTCGCTTGCCAAAATACGAGAAATTACAGACACACTTTATCCTTTAAGACCCAGGCAACTGCGCCAGCTCATCGACTCGTTACGGCAAGACTACATCGCCCATCAGCGCGCCTTCAAATTAGAAGAGATTGCTCAAGGATACGCTTTGCGCACGCATGAAGAATATGCCCCTTATTTAGATATACTACACCGACAACGCCGCAGCGAGAAAATCTCTTACGCCGCAACTGAAGTCCTGGCCATCATTGCCTATAGGCAACCCATCACCCGTCCTCAAATCGACGCCATCCGCGGAGTCGACTCCTCAGGAACAGTCGTGCAGCTCATAGAAAGGCAGCTGATCGAACCAGTCGGCAAATTGGAAGCCCCCGGTCGCCCAACTCTTTATGCCACTACCAAAGAATTCTTGAAGCATTTTGGTTTAAAAGATCTGAAAGAGCTTGCCAATCAATTCGGCAACAACAAAAACTAA
- a CDS encoding segregation and condensation protein A codes for MIQKQDHFALENFEGPLEFLLSLIQKDEINIYDVSIQELTQQFLEKLSEWQAHYLEKGAEFVGTAAYLVWLKSKMLLPKQEQMEDEEIQEEDPHFEIIHHLLDYCRFKQAAKDLAIRQEQQQACYFRGTNAPEWKKPLGLNDVSLEELSSLFQEMMKRSEQSKGQIQEESWRVSDKIRSIRHLFQSQDSFTFESLFSPDKPRLELVVIFLAVLELMKLGLAGVGKDATSSQLIIYAKQEGLS; via the coding sequence ATGATTCAAAAACAAGACCATTTTGCCTTAGAAAACTTTGAGGGACCTCTCGAGTTTTTGCTTTCTCTTATCCAGAAAGACGAAATCAACATCTACGATGTCTCTATCCAAGAACTCACCCAACAGTTTTTGGAAAAATTAAGCGAATGGCAAGCCCATTACCTTGAAAAAGGGGCCGAGTTTGTCGGAACAGCCGCCTACCTCGTCTGGTTAAAAAGCAAAATGCTTCTGCCCAAGCAAGAACAGATGGAAGATGAAGAAATCCAAGAAGAAGATCCTCATTTTGAAATCATCCACCATCTACTGGACTACTGCCGCTTCAAACAAGCCGCCAAAGATTTAGCCATCCGTCAAGAGCAGCAACAAGCCTGTTATTTTCGCGGAACAAACGCACCTGAATGGAAAAAACCTTTAGGCCTCAATGACGTTTCACTAGAAGAGCTCTCCTCACTATTTCAAGAAATGATGAAAAGATCGGAACAATCGAAAGGACAGATTCAAGAAGAGAGCTGGCGCGTTAGCGATAAAATTCGCTCCATTCGCCATCTCTTCCAATCGCAAGACTCATTCACTTTTGAAAGCCTTTTTTCACCCGACAAGCCTCGGTTAGAACTCGTCGTCATTTTTTTAGCCGTTTTAGAATTGATGAAATTGGGATTGGCGGGTGTCGGAAAAGACGCCACCTCTTCTCAACTTATCATCTATGCCAAACAAGAAGGTCTCTCATGA
- a CDS encoding S41 family peptidase: MKTNWLTTLIFAGMIGGVTLNAHEQDLLKSSDVDRIMNQILSQHVEKRVMSGKILQSAVAIFINQFDPLRIYLLESEIAPYAHLTDAQLNQYVEQYQRNDFTVFKQLNQLFQKAIERSRKLRKEIETHDKEALFHLDNATSNGSDAKAERPFARDENELKKRILESLESFIVSYKQRYGELSTAQKKEFVLHSYDTRLNEFENQYLYQGDKGNVLPAAEQENLFTIHVLKALASSLDSHTTFYQSNEAYDMRVRLQKEFQGIGLVLRDKGDKIEVARMLESGPAAKSGLIQPGDILLEVDGTSILDYPFDRVMKMLHGSKQAQVKLLFKRQAKGEQPENIFTVRLTREEIILNNDRVDASFETFGNGIIGKITLHSFYQGDGVSSEKDVRDAIQSLEKKGNLRGLILDLRDNSGGFLSQAVKVAGLFITNGVIVISKYSSGDERFYRDVDGKIAYDGPLVVLTSKATASAAEIVAQALQDYGVALVVGDEHTYGKGTIQTQTVTDNQSTSYFKVTVGKYYTVSGKTPQKQGVKADIVAPGRWSKEDIGEAYADSPDSDTIPEAYDDNLSDVAPDVKAWYLKYYIPSIQHRTNVWRELVPTLSKNSEYRMAHNKNYQLFLKGKLPEGEAQDQDEESEWLSGKKAKTFGVDDLQMQEAVNVVKDMILLHTLEKRK, encoded by the coding sequence ATGAAGACGAATTGGCTGACAACTTTAATTTTTGCAGGGATGATTGGGGGTGTTACGCTTAACGCCCATGAGCAGGATTTACTTAAATCGAGCGATGTTGATCGCATCATGAATCAGATTTTGAGCCAGCATGTCGAAAAGCGCGTAATGTCGGGAAAAATTTTACAAAGCGCAGTTGCTATTTTTATCAATCAGTTTGATCCGCTGCGAATCTATTTGTTAGAAAGTGAGATAGCTCCCTATGCCCATCTTACAGATGCTCAACTGAATCAGTATGTTGAGCAATATCAGCGCAATGATTTCACTGTTTTTAAGCAGCTCAATCAACTCTTTCAAAAAGCCATCGAGCGTTCAAGAAAACTGCGCAAAGAGATTGAAACGCATGACAAAGAAGCTCTTTTTCATTTGGACAACGCAACATCCAATGGGAGCGATGCTAAGGCTGAAAGACCTTTTGCGCGCGATGAGAACGAGTTGAAAAAACGGATTTTAGAGAGCCTGGAGAGCTTCATTGTTTCTTATAAGCAGCGCTATGGAGAGTTGTCGACGGCTCAAAAGAAAGAGTTTGTGTTGCATTCTTACGATACCCGCCTGAACGAATTTGAAAATCAATACCTCTATCAAGGTGATAAGGGCAATGTTTTGCCAGCCGCTGAGCAGGAAAATTTATTTACGATTCACGTTTTAAAGGCGCTTGCTAGCAGTTTGGATTCTCACACTACTTTTTATCAATCCAATGAAGCGTACGATATGCGCGTGCGCCTACAAAAGGAATTTCAAGGAATTGGGCTCGTTTTGCGGGATAAAGGAGATAAAATTGAAGTCGCTCGCATGCTAGAGAGTGGGCCGGCTGCCAAAAGCGGCTTGATTCAACCGGGTGATATTTTGCTCGAGGTCGACGGAACGTCTATTTTGGACTATCCCTTTGACCGGGTGATGAAAATGTTGCATGGATCAAAACAAGCGCAGGTGAAGCTCTTATTTAAGCGCCAGGCTAAAGGGGAGCAGCCAGAAAATATTTTTACTGTGCGACTCACGCGCGAAGAAATCATTCTCAACAATGACCGGGTCGATGCGAGTTTTGAAACATTTGGCAATGGCATCATCGGCAAAATCACCCTGCATTCTTTCTATCAGGGCGATGGTGTTTCGAGTGAAAAAGATGTGCGCGATGCCATTCAAAGCCTTGAGAAAAAGGGGAATTTACGAGGGCTCATCTTGGATTTGCGCGACAATAGCGGAGGATTTTTATCGCAAGCAGTCAAAGTTGCCGGGCTTTTCATCACCAATGGTGTCATCGTCATTTCAAAGTACTCAAGCGGAGATGAAAGGTTTTATCGCGATGTAGATGGAAAGATAGCCTATGATGGCCCTCTCGTCGTCTTGACATCCAAGGCTACTGCTTCTGCTGCCGAGATTGTGGCTCAAGCTTTACAAGACTATGGTGTGGCGCTCGTTGTGGGTGATGAGCATACCTATGGCAAGGGGACTATTCAGACGCAAACCGTGACCGATAATCAAAGCACTTCCTATTTCAAGGTCACAGTTGGCAAGTATTATACCGTTTCTGGCAAGACGCCTCAAAAGCAAGGGGTCAAGGCTGACATTGTGGCGCCAGGCCGTTGGAGCAAAGAGGATATTGGGGAAGCTTATGCAGACTCGCCCGATTCGGATACCATTCCAGAGGCTTATGATGATAATTTGAGCGATGTAGCACCTGATGTCAAAGCCTGGTATCTAAAATACTATATTCCCTCGATTCAGCATCGTACCAATGTATGGCGGGAGCTTGTGCCGACGCTCAGCAAAAATAGCGAATACCGCATGGCTCACAATAAGAATTATCAATTGTTCTTAAAAGGCAAGCTTCCAGAAGGAGAGGCGCAAGATCAGGATGAGGAAAGCGAGTGGCTTTCGGGGAAAAAAGCCAAGACGTTTGGCGTTGACGATTTGCAAATGCAAGAAGCTGTAAATGTCGTTAAAGACATGATTTTGCTTCATACTTTGGAAAAAAGAAAATAA
- the rplU gene encoding 50S ribosomal protein L21 produces MYAIIKTGGKQYRVQEGDIVDFELLQAEAGAQVEFGQVLFAFDGAKTQVGNPSIANFLVYGEVLGEVKGEKITSLKYKPSHNQCRKWGHRQKYTRVRITGIGSKRQGKEGKHGS; encoded by the coding sequence ATGTACGCCATTATTAAGACAGGTGGAAAGCAGTATCGCGTCCAAGAAGGAGACATAGTCGATTTTGAACTGCTTCAAGCCGAAGCAGGCGCTCAAGTCGAATTCGGACAGGTCTTGTTTGCTTTTGACGGCGCAAAGACTCAAGTTGGTAATCCTAGCATTGCCAATTTCCTCGTTTACGGCGAAGTATTGGGCGAAGTTAAAGGTGAGAAGATCACGAGCTTGAAGTATAAGCCAAGTCATAACCAATGCCGCAAGTGGGGCCATCGCCAAAAGTATACACGTGTTAGAATAACAGGTATCGGAAGCAAGCGCCAAGGAAAGGAAGGAAAGCATGGCTCATAA
- the rpmA gene encoding 50S ribosomal protein L27 codes for MAHKKGQGSTRNGRDSHSKRLGIKVGSGEVVRAGSILVRQRGTKWHPAKNVGRGTDDTLFALADGVVAFRKSNKTYISIETGA; via the coding sequence ATGGCTCATAAGAAAGGTCAGGGTTCAACCCGTAACGGACGTGATTCCCACTCAAAGCGTTTGGGAATAAAAGTAGGATCAGGGGAAGTCGTTAGAGCAGGAAGCATCCTCGTTAGACAACGAGGAACAAAATGGCATCCAGCTAAGAATGTTGGTCGTGGAACAGATGATACTCTTTTTGCTTTAGCAGACGGAGTTGTTGCTTTCCGTAAGTCTAATAAGACCTACATTTCTATTGAAACAGGCGCTTAA
- the obgE gene encoding GTPase ObgE, producing MFVDRVVIEFVAGKGGNGVVAWRREKFIPKGGPSGGNGGKGGSVILEADTQIGSLDWFRHRRILKAQNGGDGGGNCRQGRNGTDLILKVPCGTLVKDSRTGEILYDFVNDKERFVLCKGGRGGRGNDSFKTPTHQAPNVCTEGTYGQTHHVELELKLIADVGLVGFPNAGKSTLISSLAGLRVKVAAYPFTTLQPNLGFIELDNYKRVYIADIPGIIEGASSNRGLGLEFLRHIERTKLLIFILDASGIDGRTPSSDFRVLREEIGAYNPELLERPYLVALNKIDTEESQANIEEFNRTYQLPPNTLFKISAAYGEGLQALVEEMTDRLAEKEPEF from the coding sequence ATGTTTGTTGATCGCGTAGTCATTGAATTTGTTGCGGGCAAAGGCGGCAATGGCGTCGTCGCTTGGCGTAGAGAAAAATTTATCCCTAAGGGTGGTCCGTCGGGGGGTAATGGAGGCAAAGGGGGATCGGTCATTTTAGAGGCAGATACCCAGATTGGTTCATTAGATTGGTTCCGTCATCGCCGCATTTTGAAGGCTCAAAATGGAGGAGATGGTGGAGGTAATTGCCGTCAGGGCCGTAATGGTACCGATCTCATCTTAAAAGTTCCTTGCGGGACATTGGTCAAAGATTCGCGTACGGGTGAAATTCTTTACGATTTCGTGAACGATAAAGAGCGTTTCGTTCTTTGTAAAGGCGGGCGAGGGGGACGAGGCAACGATAGTTTTAAGACGCCGACTCACCAAGCGCCCAATGTTTGCACAGAAGGAACGTATGGCCAAACGCATCACGTCGAGCTCGAGCTGAAATTGATCGCCGATGTGGGCTTGGTGGGCTTTCCCAATGCTGGAAAATCGACTCTCATTTCTTCTTTGGCAGGCCTGCGCGTTAAGGTAGCAGCCTATCCTTTTACGACCCTTCAACCGAATTTGGGCTTCATCGAACTCGATAATTACAAGCGGGTCTATATTGCTGACATTCCAGGCATTATTGAAGGAGCAAGCAGCAACCGTGGCTTAGGTCTCGAGTTTTTGCGCCACATCGAAAGAACGAAGCTGTTGATTTTCATCCTGGATGCCTCCGGCATCGATGGCCGTACGCCTTCGAGCGATTTTCGCGTTCTTCGCGAAGAAATAGGTGCTTATAATCCGGAACTGCTCGAAAGACCCTATTTGGTTGCTCTTAATAAGATCGATACGGAAGAATCGCAAGCTAATATCGAGGAGTTTAATCGTACGTATCAGCTCCCTCCTAACACCCTTTTCAAGATTTCAGCTGCTTATGGCGAAGGGTTGCAGGCTTTAGTGGAAGAGATGACGGACCGGTTGGCAGAAAAAGAGCCTGAGTTTTAA